GTCCCACAAATGACATTACATCCTTCATATAAACTTACGTAGTTTActtaaagttacagaggttaggcaAGTAGGCAAGTAAAGATAGTGGTTAGGTTtgtgaaaagaaacatggtgaagccgtatcttaaaatgactcaaagttcactcagatTTCATCCAGTCCTGAACACCTATCCAACTGGGAAAGTCCCAGGGAAAGTCacgtgttttgtgacccatccaacaTCCCAACCTGCCTCCCTACTAAACTGCTCAGGATCACTGCCTTCTTTACTCCCTTAAGCCCATTCGACAAATAATCACAGCCTTCCAAACTACATGTTGTAGCTGGGATATGTACCAATTtggtgctttcttttttttttgtgaaatattgtgaCTGAACAATATGTACATTGAAAGTGAATAGGACAGATGCAGttgacagacatacagacaatAACATAAAGCAGTTATGGTGATGTATGTAGTGATATGATAAGAGTCCAGGACTAGAGATAAGATTGTTTCACGTATGGTATGTGtgggtaatgtgtgtgtgttcatgcttttatgtctgtgtgtgaggcagcggtgtgtgtatatgtggttACTGACTCAAGAGAATAGGCTATGGGATGTGTGGCAGAGAGGGCGAGAAAAAGGGGCTACACTGATGTTAAAGAGACATTAGATACATCTTCTGTAATAGCaatataatcaaaataataatacattaatgAAGGAATAAAATTAAGTGATATGATAATAATAGTCATCATTATGAATAATACATGACAATATAATAGGCACTATTGTATAAACTTTGAAACTATACAAGGACGAGGAGCGGGCCTGGACTGGCGCAAGGGAGAGGCAAATGGACACATCTCGTactgtcacatattgacgtttggtcgtggactttctACGTCCACATTTGACGTGCAAAGTACCCTGgttgcgttggttgttgacgttctgggacaccatgtcagcttctgcctgttacatgcaccgTCTGCTttcaaaatgtacagtttgcataccgtctctttcaaaataaacattgtgccgctacgtcggtacaacaccttgaattgatgtattttttctttcaacaacaagcATACATGGTAAAGTTTTGCTAACAgttgcacgtggttgggtttaggaaaaaagaacagggtttgctTTATAATCTCACAGAAAGCGAACACAaacctcccaggtgaaagtcggaaAGCCGTAACAATaatgccaacgtgaaaggacagctgtttttttgttggtgtctgaagaCGGATGTCGCTGGCAGAGTGAGACAAGGTTGAGTTGTTCGAAAAACTAAACTGGATCAGAGTGATCTGGATATTGAAATCCTATGTTTTGCTATCCAGGATCTGCTGATTCATCTTACTTTTGTGCCAAGttcttaaaacaatattggaCTGGATCACCCTGACCCTGATACAAACTTTCAAGATTTCCAAATCTGGATAACCAGTGCTATAAATGAGACTACATATCACAATACAGGCTACCAGCTATGTAAAGAACAACATGTAGAATACCCACCATGGAGCATTGAGGACACAGTGTAATAAACTACTTTTGACTGTGATATTGTAATGAACATTAAGTGATAAATCAaagttaaaatcattaaaagctAAAATCTATATTTgataaataacttttttttttatattgacAGCTATTTGGGGGATTATCTAACGTGGACACAGGTCTTTTTTTCAATTTAAGTGTACTGAAAGGCTTAATAGGTGCCTAATGTCTACTTTGTCCACTTTATTATGGtaaaacaaatcaaatgcaaaatataaatGGGTGTATATATTTGATCAGTTCAAAAGTTTTGTAacattttgtttctgaaatCCACCCTGAATCCACTCTTCTGCTGGGATCAGggtaaaaaatattttggatcAAAGGCATCCCAATCCTACTAAAAGGTTTCGAACAACACATACTGAAGCTTTGATCCAGAtcaaaaccaaaactggattgtGTGATTAAATCTGATTTCAGAATCCTTTTTTCCTTTCGAACAATCCAATTTCAAGATTTGATCCAATCCAATCCATCAGACTAGTTCTGAACAACTGGGCCCTGGATTTACTGTATCACAGGAGATAAAGTAAGATCAAACACACTATTTGTGTCTGAGTTCAAGAGTATTCAAACTATCAAAGACGCTGATGTCACTGCTGATGAAAAGCACACATGTTAAGGCCCAAACAGAGTAATCGGTATTTGCGTAACGTTCAGGCTCCAAATGTCAtttctcatgtttttatgttgtttatcaAAGAATCCAAATAATGACACTAGCATGTCGTATTGATTTTTGTTTGCATGATCTTAATGCAtataactgtgtgtttgtgtgtgtgtgtgtgtgtgggtgcagaTGGATGGCAGCCTGGATTCCCAACAGACAGGACAAGGATTACACAATATCATTCTGATGTACACAGACCGCAGATGTCCTCTGCCTTCCCGCTAACTGTCAAGGATCTGCTACTGTCTGGCACACCAGAGCCCGTAAGTGTGTACCAGTTGTGGTGAGTTTGTTGTGGGGGTGATACAGAGATCGATAGTATCAAATGTCAACAGGACCTGTTGTTTATCTTTTGTGTGAGccagtgtgtgcttgtgtatttTGATGAAAGCAGGGAAATTGGGTGACTATGTTCACTGAGGCCCTGGATTCACTAAGGGGAGGGACCTTTTGGAATTGCAAATGAAATTAGctattttaaaacttttatttttagggAAGGATTGTTAAGCATGTAAAACCCTCTCAGCAGCACTCAGGTTTGTATGCTGATACAGAGAGGAGAAATACACAGAAATATTCAAAggcacagttcaccccaaaatcagaaTGAcgcatttttcctcttacctgtagtgttgtttatcagtctagattgttttggtgtgagctgcagggtgttggagatatcgactgTAGAGGTGTCTGTCTTCTCAcagatataatggaactagacagcacttagcttgtggtgctcaaagtgctaaaaaaaacatttgaaagactcaacaacaatgtctctttccagaaatcatgacccggtttctcaagataatccaaagaccttgttgtgagcagtttcataggaactattttctttctactgaactacacttgccaactgtatcaccatgcagaaggaagtgtgcatctactgctagctcacctagcaccactaagctagctaacattacagccaacacattctcactgggACCACATCATTTATCGACGTTTGGTTCATGGACAGATACAAtctgcaaggtaccctgggtgtgttggctgttctgggacaccgtgtcaagttatgcctgatacatgcattgtcttccttcaagatacacttctgttttcacaggagatttactgtttacatacagtgtctttcaaaataagtgcactacgtcagtacaacgcTGCAAATAGacgtgtttttttccttcaacagctaAGACGTGGcggggtttaggcaacaaaaacatgtggtttggttaaggaaaaaagaacagagtttggctttatcATCTTGCAGGTcacgaacaccactctccctggtgaaagttggtgtttgttggacccatccaccacccctcctgcccaccccacACAGACTTTTGTTGCATTAAGTTTCGTTCTTGTCCTGAAGCGTTTCCCCTTGACGCTGCTGAGCATCCTTAAACTACAGTATAAGGGCGACCAGCCACGTATCACGTCGATGTTTAAGGACTTaagtcagtgtctgatgccgcaagtcactgcccaagtgctggatttcaacgactttggagtAAGACCGGGTCCTTagagctcagccaaggaggacggcATTGATGTTTTTATCCCACGGTGTCACAAGCATGAGTCTctgtccatgagtagatacaTACTTCCTTCTGCACGATAATACAGTTGcctggtgtagtttggtagaaagaaaatagttatCTCtctgatatcttcaacactctgcagctcacaccaaaacagtctagattaataaacagcactaagagtaagaggagaaatattttagatttttggGTGAATTCTCCCTTTAAGTTTGTATTATGTCAAAGTTGATGTTGTTGATTTGTGAAATATGACCTCTTTCAAGTTCAGAGAAATAGCAAAATAGTATTTTGTGTAGAGACAGTATTATTCTGCACTGTCCATTAGATGACACAACCACTGACCCTCAACTTCCATGTTGTGAGATGCTAAACACTGCGCCGCTGTGCCGCCCCGTGCTGCACCATATTAAATATCTCTCAAATAATAATCCCAAAGAAAATATTCCTAAAACTTGACATTTTCAAGTGACCACACAAGATCACCACGAGCAgaataatgtgtttgtgtgtctgaaaCTTGCCGTGTGCAGTATTGATATTGGATGGTATTGATTCCATCTCTGCGGCCCAGTTTAATAAGATGAAGGAGAGAGTGGCAGAATGCAACTTATATTCCCACACCGTAATTGCTTTGAGGTAGCCATGAAATGGGAGTAATGCAGGTGGCCTGATAGTCTGCACTCATTTAACTACTTCCTGTGAGGCTTTAGGGAGAAAGGTAGGGGCAGAGAAGGAGGTGGGGGCAGAGAAGTAGGTGGGGGCAGAGAGAAAATTTAATCACACAGAGGAGattatgttttaaatattagTATTCATATCTCGCCAACAGGCCCCACACCCATCCCAACAGTCCATTCAAGAGTTGATTCTCAATGAAGATGAGAAGAAGCTTTTAGCAAAGGAGGGGGTGACTCTGCCCAGCCAGCTACCTCTTACAAAGGTAAAATGCTATCAATGCCTCAACAATGAGAACAATTATCAGCTCCCAGAGTATATCTCCCAAGGGGcgcaaaatgaaaatgatcattCTTCTGTTAATCTAGTACGAAGAAAGGATTCTGAAGAAAATACGCAGAAAGATTCGCAACAAGCAGTCTGCTCAGGAgagcaggaagaagaagaaggagtaTATTGACGGGCTGGAGAGCAGGTAAGAATCTGATTCATACAAAGAAAATGAGGATTGTTTTACGTGTACAAACAACATGTTCAATATGCTCACCATTTCCTAAAATAAACCCTGAATGCCCTCCTGGCAGCTGTTGGACAGTTAATTTCATCACATTATGATGATGTGTCCGCTGTGCCATGTAGCCATGACCTCCTGGTTTGATTCTGGCCTCTGTCAGATATCGTTAACCCAACCCCTCATAAATGCTTaaaatatagataataaatattaaaaacatcacCTTGCAGAGACCTGAAACTTGCTTTAGGTATGTTATCCATTTTATCTTCAGTATGTTATCACTGCATGGTAATGTAGTGTGAGCGAGGGCATACATGTGAATTCTGAGTGTCTGGTGCTGAACAGATGGGAAATTAATTTAAGACATATGGTACTTGTAGCGTTGAAAAACGTGCCAGTAATGCAAAGTGGATGCAGTCTTTAAACACTGGACCCTGTGTATCATCTCCTATAGGATGACCGCCTGCAATGCACACAACCAGGAGCTGCAGAGGAAGGTGTCCCAGCTGGAGAAATGCAACATGTGAGAGAGTGTGACTTCTCCTATTTACTGACAATGTTTCATTTGGCATTACCTCCCCTCAGAAACTGCCTTTAGCATCGTACCTCACTCACTTCCCTCAAATCCTTAATCCAGTAATTTTCATCTgtctttaaaattttattttttcttttcttattgtATTTCGTTTTTCCCAATCTTGTCCGCAGGTCACTGATGGAACAGCTGCGCAGACTGCAGGCGATGGTCATGAATACATCTAACAAGCCAGCCCAGACTGGGACGTGTGTTCTGGTATGAATGTTATGAATGTGTGCGAAGCAGATAAATAAACCCAGACGATACATATGACTCATTGTTCGCCGTCATAGCAAGCAAAATAGCAACAACCATCATAGCCGGATTAGCCATGGAGAAAGGCCAATCTAGATATGTCCACAATGGACAAGACAGCAAAAAGGACACAAAGGGGCACAGTAGGCTGTTCCTCTGTGTGAACTGAAACCATTCATTGCCTTTGATCACTCCAATGGAATAAAGCGCAAGACTCGAGGCAACATGAGTGGAGCAGAATTTTAAAAACCTAACTTTTAATCTATAAATATGAATGAGTCTCAGTTCCCAGTCACAGAATTCTTTGCTTTGCAAAAAAGCACAGCAAGAAAATGATTACTGTTTCTTCAGTGTTGCATAAAGAGTATATTCAAAGAAGGAATATTGAAACCATGAGCCATAAAAAAGTTCAACAATGCAGAACAAAGATTGTCATGTACAACTTTACTTTCAGTGTCATTTTCTTAGTCTAACTTTCTTTCTCCCCATGTTTTTATTATCACATTCTCAGGTGCTTCTGCTGTCCTTCTCATTAATCCTGTTCCCCAACCTCAAGCCTTTCTCTGACACCAAGGTCAGCCAAGGAGACTTCAGTCCAGTCAGAAGTGAGTAACCTTCAGGGCCAAATAGCTTTGTTCGCCCGCCTGCCAACTAATCCAGCACCTCTCTGTCACATCTGAGGAGCCTGTTAGAACTGCAGTCTCACCCACTGCTGGAAGGGTTCATACCTGTGGAGCCACACAGCCAGCTCCGCCTGTCTGAGGAGTTCCTGtcaacttaaaacttaaaagatTAGAGCCAGCGCACAGAGTACCATAGCCATACATTATCATTACGGTTATTAAGGTATTGCCCTGTCAACAGCTTGTGATAAATTACCATTAATTATTGCTTTATTAATAGATTTATTGGCACAACCCCTGAAATGTCAATTTCTAATTATGAGGCAAGGTCAGGGTTTGCAGAGCAACAAGGTGTCATTTGTTACCATAAGCTGTTTGACAGCTTCGAAAAATCAGGTGCTGCAGTTTTCCAGAGTGCTAAAGGCTATGTCACAAGGTTTCAGAGCTTTTAATGTCTTCAGGTTTAAAGTTGATGTGCTCACAACATGCAAAGACATGTGAGCTTTCTCAACAAGGCTGTGGTGAAGATGtagttaggtttaagcacaaaaaccacttggttatggttgttgtggcttaaaacacccacatttgttggcagaaaagctgctggaaatgcagggaTGGGTTGGTAAAATACACCCAAGTTTTGTGGCTCAAACACCACTGAGAACCGCCGCAGTGTGTTGATAAAAAACACAGAGGTTTGGTGGTTCAAAGGCTGCTAGGAAACACTCCaatgtgttggcaaaacacacCCAGGTTTgttgtctgtaaaaaaaaaaaaaacacacccatgttTTGTGGCTCAAACGCCACTGAGAACCGCCACAGTGTGCTGGTAAAAAAATCGCCCAAGTTTGTTGACTCAGCTGCCACTGGGAAATGCTCCAATGTGTTGGTAAAACATACCCAGGCTtggttttggtaaaaaaaaaatcacccaggtttggtggcttAACCACCGCGCTGAGAAACGCTgtaatgtgtctttaaaaatcCCCCATGTTTGGTAGCTCAAACACAGCTGCGAAACTCTGCAACATGTTGATGACAAAAACCCAGGTGTGGTGGCTCAAACGCTGCAATGTGTCTGTAAAATTCACTCAGGTTTGGTAgctcaaacacagctgcaaaatgCTGCCATATGTCAATGAaagatgttgttgtttgtgggtTTTTAACAGAGGtctacagcttggcaggcgtctcacctAGGTGACGCACCATCCTCTCCCCTACTGATGGCAAAGTCAGCTGATGTACTACGTCACTTGTAGtgcgtcactttagaaacattgatatgatacgtgCAAATCTAATGCAGAATCGCACAATATGATCAATTTCTCATGACAACTGGGCTggcacactgaaacacacttgCTTGTAATGCCAGCGTGGAGATATAGTAATAATAAGCAGAGCTGCATATCCACAGAGGCTTGAACTTGTTTAtcttctctctgtcttattCTCACACAGTCCAGTCACGGTCCCTGCAGAACCTACAGGCTTCTCGTGTGCTGCATGTCACTGAATCCCCATTCTCTGCTGAGGATGAATCAGAGCCTCTGCACCAGCATCACCCAGGAGACCGGGGATTGGAAGATATTACTGCCATGATGGGAAAGCTGGGAGTGAATCAAGACCAGTCCAGTTTGGAGCACACGTCTCTGAACAGCACTCAGGAAGATAGGATGGGTCATTTCCATGTAGACCCAATTACCGGTCACATAGCTACTTTGACCTTGGATCCGCATCGCTCTGCCAGGCTGCGGCCACATGCTGATGACATGTAAAGGAAATGAATAAATTATCCCTCCATGAATTCCCCcaatcttcctcctcctgacagTAGAGCAGGGAATTATCTGGGGCTGCTGTTTACACAGACAGGGGAATAAGCTTTTAATCATTCCTGTTGTTgcctttaatatatatattcagtCTGTGTTCCTTTTCCTTATTTGTGATACTGTTTTATATCAGAATATGGATTTGAATCTTACACTGAAATTGTTTGTCAAGATGAGCTGTGTATCCATTGTCTCCTGGCTTTGATAAAATGTCAGTGTAAATTAGTGTGTTTGAGACTGGGCAAACACAGCTGTGATCATGTGTACAGTTTTGATCTCAACAGATAATTTGTAAAATGTTAAAAGGATTTTGAAAACACGTTTTCATTGAGGAGTTGATTGAAACTGTTGGGATTAATTCTGGGATAAAACttccttaaataaaaaaaaaaagcaaaacaagatCAGTGGGTTCAAAACACTGTGGATTCATTTTCTCTGTTAAGTTTTAGAGCTTTACTAATTAAAAAGCGACTCAACACACACGGTGCAATATTTCCCTCGATGGTGAAATGATCCAAAGTTTAGACAAGCCATCTCTCAAAGGGCAAGTACAGTAGCCCAGATTTGAtgtcagcggagagggagacacaGAACTGGGCCAAAGGTGGGACAGATGACCTCTTATCTCATGACTCAGACTTCTGGTCCAATAATTGACATGTTGATGTATTTACTCGTGGAAGACAGGCTGTTTTGTCCACAGCTCTCATTGTGTCTGGCCTGTCAGCACAGACCACACAGTGATGGGATGAAAGCGTTCTTATCCTCGCAGCCATTTGGGCCAGAATTTAATCTAAAGGTCTGACATGTTCAGGTTGAAATTTTCTGTGGTTAGCTCAGCTTCACTTCAAGGGAGGACTGGACATCTAATTCTGGGATTAAATGAGCCACAGTAGAAACTGACTGTTGACTTTTTGACTGAACAGAGTAATAAAAACCAAGAATGAACCACCATTAAAACAAATTCATGTGGAAACTAGATTTATTAGAACATATAACAGGTAACATACATATAATCATATCATtggtttattttgcattttctgcagtttcaaacataaaaatatagaGACCTTAAATAATGGAaaggttttttaaaaagtatatccctgctggaaagatggtctttccATAAACaaggctgtctatgcagtagagagacacaaatacatttgaaaatggtgctacatgaccaaaGACAAAGAGGTAAatggctgtggcatttgcttttgctcaagaggttttaataacctacaactaccagaattcACTGCAccgcaccaagctaataaatgctcccactggtgggtgatgtaatgcaagCTTGGCTGTTTTCCAATAGATGTATTAAGAGAACTGTACACAGTGTTGGAGCCAGGGCCCTGTTCATTTCTacgaaagttgctcagtggcgcatgaagccataAATGTTCAACTGTTGCGTATAAAATTACCTGGGTGATCGCCACTGCTGCCCCCTAATTGGGCCCATAGAACAAACGCACTAAAGACTTCTGCCTGTCATGACCCATCAAGCCCTTCCTTCCCTTCTTTGTCATCTTTACCTTTGAGTAAGAGTTCCAGCATTTCCCTAGTGTTCCTCCGTGTTTTTGACTGTTTCTGCCTTTAAACCACCCCTTTCACCTATTGTTATGTTCCAGCTTGTCTAGAAAGTTCAGGAGTAACcgtaataattaaataaacaatacataCCGGAGAGGGAAAAATGAAGCGCTGGTAGGATTTATGTAagccaaatattttattaactaaacaaaaatgtaaacacgAACACAAAACAATCCTCCAAAAACTGAGGATGATAAGAACTAACTATAAACTGAAAACAGTCCACTCAAAAGGAGGGACGATAATGCACAATCAATACAACTCAGAAAACACCGGATCTTAGACACTAAACGGAAAATCACTACACACTGGTATTACACTAACACACTGCGAGGAGGTACACTAAAACACGTGGTGGTGAGACGGTTCCCAGGAGCACTAGCGGTCCACTGACAGCCAGCGACCTTGGTCCACTCTCCCTTTATCCTCCACCTGATTGGCACCAGCTGCGAGGCACCATTCAGGGAACACACCTGCAACACGCACCtgtaacaaacacaaagacactaacacacacacacacacacacacaccacaaattCTACGGCACGTAACACCTATCGAATTGGATACTTCTGCCTGTGTGACTGACTACCTGTGTACCAACCTGATTAAAGACCCTGAACTTTTATCTGAGTCTGAGTCTGCTTTGTGAGTCCTTCGCCAGCTTGCGCTTGACACCACCAGTCAGACCAGCTActtaacttgaatggggataagaTGATTCAACTGGCTCTTGtagattttttaaatgtcattggATCAAATTGCTCAAATTTTGATAGTAATACAAGTCCATTcaaacactcaaaaaaatgtatccactgatttacagatgtctctttctccGTTTAAGTCTACAGTAAAAACTCTTCTTGGGTCAAACAGCATCACATGGCGGCTGCAATTACACCTTTAGGCCTCTATGAAAATTGTCTTCAAAGCCCGGCACACTTCCTGCAGATGTTGTTTTTCAACAGGAACTAAATTTAAAcaataagctaaaatatgtctccaaaaacagctgaggcaagaaatagacaacacagtaacagaatcttggtttatatttaatcagcactgcctagttttacagtttgatctgagtttgaaagagagaaagacaaaggggTGGCTCTCTCTCTTGATCCGCTTCTGTACTCTTTGTGTCCCTGGTTCAAACGGACGAGGTTACGTCACCCTCCAGGGGGAGCATTTATTGATCTGAtgcggtgcagtgcattctgacAGTTGTAGATCTTccacctcttgagcaaaagcacaccttttcctttgttttctctgatcatgttgcatcaatttcaaagtatttgtgtcttgttactgcacagacagcctagttttatgaaCAGACCATCTTTACAGCGATGAAATAgttttttaacttaaacctgGCAACCTTACTCTGAACTCTGAAGAAAAGACTTTGGTGAGTTGTCTTTACTCTCTGCACACAACTTTTCTTTGGTCAGTAAATATTTCCAGCatctaacccccccccccccaaaaaaaaaaagagaagtctttgttttaacatttctgttttcgCATATGTGCAAGTGATATAAATCTCTAGCTCTCAGACAGAAGGCTAATAAGTACCATTGGCAACTTCGGCTGCAACGGAGGCACACAGGGCAACTGAACATCGCCACTGTATCTCCATTAAAAGTTGTTATTTCTGACACAGAGTGCCAAAAGTGAGGAAGTACAATCTGAATTCTGAGGCAAAACCCAGGAACTGAGCAGGCCAGTTTTTGTAGAGGCCAAACATTAGAATTACATGATGCCATATGGCCCTAAAGactttcccattgacttacattgtAAATGAGATGACTGTAAaccagtggatacatttttttgagtatCACAACCACAGTAAAATGATTTGTTTCATTATCAGAATTGGATCCATTCAGTCAGATAACATGTAAAGTCTGGAAGAGCCACGCAATTAAATCATTCTTacccccattcaagttagcagagacCTAAACTGGACGtagcttctctcaacttctcTCTCAAGCTCCCTTTTTGTGCTGTATGAGCAAATGAGCGCAGCTGTATGAATGTTTACGGACTAGTTTGTTTCATGCCTAGGCCTACCCTGGCCTTAGATAGACTCAGCTGCTGagttaatacattttattttcattacattcttgtatttctttttctttaatgtgtgattaCTAGAGGATTATTTTATGTGGCCAGAGGGTTTCATTTCTCCAATCACTACAAAACCTATTAACTGTCAGCATTTAGTTTATAAATGGCTGCTCTGGGCTTGTGTCAGACTTTTGCATACTAATAAGTATCAATTGTCTGCAGAGAATAGCGCTGTGTATTGTATAAactacacatttaaacaataaCGTAATTACTTTAAATCTCAGTGTTAAATTAATGATGCACTGATgcagggctattcaattacaAATTCAATTGGGTCAGATTTTAAAACTAGGAAATGTTGATGGGCCGGACGTTTTCAGCGGCCtatctaaaacatttttttatcttttggTAATGAGAAATTTTGAACCAATTAAAAttaatgtgataaaaaataacaatgtttatcatttcacatttaaaattaaaaaatatatctttttAGTCACATATCTGACCCTGGCACATCATAATGCAGgaacagaattaaaaaagagCCTGTAGAGCCTCcctcttccacacacacacatgcacacacacacatgcacacacctcacctcctgacAATTTCTTTTGAGGTCAAGTATTTAGGGAAATTCATAGGACGTAGTCTTATAGAGCTTATGGCAACAACGgtcatgtttacaacagcaCTATATAAACTCAATAACACCTTAGTggaaacaaatttaaaatgtcagtaaGATGAATTATATATTGAATTAGTAGTATATAAGTATATAAGTACCATTATCAAAGAATGAAgaacacacacatcagtcaATATCAGTCATTGCACCTGCCCTCTGTGCTCCTCAGTCTGCTGCTGAGTTGACTCACTCTCTGCAGGTAGGCCACCGCACAGTCATTGGTCCACCCGGCCATCATGTGTGTCGTTAGGGTTGGGtaggtccaggtgtgaatggtgTGAAGTCGTTTGGGGAAGGATCCCAAGACTATATTGAGAGCAATATAGTCTTGGGATCACACACACGATTTACCAACGATTCACATGTGACCTTAACAACTCTGAAATTCAGAGCTCAAGTGTGACCTCAACAACTCtgtaagtttaagtttattcactttattaatccccctgaggggaaattcaatgttttcactcttgcttgtcaattacacacaggtctgaaagacacacacatgcacaaacaggacctatacatgcacaaagtggagagatctcagagggagggggctgccctttggtcaggcgccccgagcggttggggggttcggtctCGGTTCagacctctccagccaccagtccacgctccatattttggtccggacggggactcgaacaggcgaccctccggttcccaacccaagtccctatggactgagctactgccaccccaaGGGTTCACACCTACACAGGGATTAAAGCCCCCGACTCCACGCCAGTCCTTTAGacctgaag
This sequence is a window from Epinephelus lanceolatus isolate andai-2023 chromosome 6, ASM4190304v1, whole genome shotgun sequence. Protein-coding genes within it:
- the creb3l3a gene encoding cyclic AMP-responsive element-binding protein 3-like protein 3-A, with protein sequence MEHYPDQGCDGIELLDWLFDQNDGILRHEETGRHGNHHTWPVQESNMLQPAEQTDDDFLNALLSGNDSVSGSPLWSPSPSDSGISEDPPSDQMDSPQRPESPPEDAQYFGTRPQTKAALEADISIDLNGWQPGFPTDRTRITQYHSDVHRPQMSSAFPLTVKDLLLSGTPEPAPHPSQQSIQELILNEDEKKLLAKEGVTLPSQLPLTKYEERILKKIRRKIRNKQSAQESRKKKKEYIDGLESRMTACNAHNQELQRKVSQLEKCNMSLMEQLRRLQAMVMNTSNKPAQTGTCVLVLLLSFSLILFPNLKPFSDTKVSQGDFSPVRIQSRSLQNLQASRVLHVTESPFSAEDESEPLHQHHPGDRGLEDITAMMGKLGVNQDQSSLEHTSLNSTQEDRMGHFHVDPITGHIATLTLDPHRSARLRPHADDM